A genomic stretch from Camelus ferus isolate YT-003-E chromosome 17, BCGSAC_Cfer_1.0, whole genome shotgun sequence includes:
- the LOC102519398 gene encoding elongin-B: MIRHHKTTIFTDAKELSTMFKLKRIVEGILKRPPDEQQLYKDNQLLDDSKTLGECGFTSQMARPQAPTTVGLAFQADDASEALRIEPFSTLPELPDVVKPQDSRSRANEQAVQ; this comes from the coding sequence ATGATCCGGCACCACAAAACCACCATCTTCACTGACGCCAAGGAGTTGAGCACCATGTTCAAGCTGAAGCGCATCGTCGAGGGCATCCTCAAGCGGCCGCCGGACGAGCAGCAGCTGTACAAGGACAACCAGCTTTTGGACGACAGCAAGACATTGGGTGAGTGTGGCTTCACCAGCCAGATGGCACGGCCTCAGGCCCCAACCACTGTGGGGCTAGCCTTCCAGGCAGATGATGCCTCTGAGGCCCTGCGCATTGAGCCCTTCTCTACCCTCCCTGAGCTACCGGACGTGGTGAAGCCACAGGACTCAAGAAGCAGAGCCAATGAACAAGCTGTGCAGTGA